The genomic window CAGTGAGGACACTTCCTGGCGCAGGGCCTCGGCATCCTGAGTCGGCTCGGCCTTCTTGTCGGCCTTGGTCTCGGCCGGCGGGGCCGGCAGCCACCCTGACCGCGCGGCCCAGTCGCGAAGGACGCGATCCGCCTCGCGCTGACTCGTCATGACTCCCTCGAGGCTCGACTTCAACGACTTCTGCACGAAGTCCTGCCAGGCCTCGCCGTGCTTGATGAGCTGGTGGAGAAATGCGGTGGGAAGGCCGGCGCGGTGGCTCCGCTCGTTTTCGAGAATGATCTGGGCGAGGGTGACCGAGGTCAGATCCTCACCGGTCGAGACATCCACGACGGAGATCTCCTTGCCGGCGCGGATCAGCTCCTCGAGCTCCTCGAGCGTGACGTAGCGGCTCTCCTGCGTATCGTAGAGCTTGCGGTTCGAGTACCGCTTGATGACATACGACATGCCTGAAGTCTAACACCCCGCGTCAAGCGCCTCAAGGCGCCGTCCCTCCCTCTGCTATACTCACGCTCCGAATCGACCCCCCGCGCAGCCACGAGAGTCAGGAGGCCACGCAATGCAGCTCAAGGGACGCACGGCACTGGTCACAGGCGCCTCCCGCGGCATCGGGCGCGCCATCGCCCTCTCCCTGGCCCAAGAGGGCGCGGACGTCGCCGTCAACTACGTGTCGAGCGAGGGCGCGGCCAAAGAAGTCGTCGAGCGCATCCACGCCATGGGCCGCAAGGCCATGCTCGCCCAGGCCGACGTGGCGGACTATCCCGACACGTACCGGATGGCGCAGGATGTGCTCAAGCAATTCGGACACGTCG from Candidatus Methylomirabilota bacterium includes these protein-coding regions:
- a CDS encoding polyhydroxyalkanoate synthesis regulator DNA-binding domain-containing protein — translated: MSYVIKRYSNRKLYDTQESRYVTLEELEELIRAGKEISVVDVSTGEDLTSVTLAQIILENERSHRAGLPTAFLHQLIKHGEAWQDFVQKSLKSSLEGVMTSQREADRVLRDWAARSGWLPAPPAETKADKKAEPTQDAEALRQEVSSLREQLRALEDRLEKRREK